The sequence ATTGGGGAACTGCTCATGGATAAAGCGGGTTTGCTCTCCCTTGCCCTGGAAGGCGATATTCTCGCTCACGGCCAGCCTCTTGCCTCTGATCTTGAAGGCTCGGAAGTGGTCCATCAGCGGATCGACGACATGCGCCCAGCGATCGCGGTCCATCGAGAAGGTGCCGATGTTAATATCTGGGGCCTGCTCGGGATCGGTCTGGATGTCGGGACCGGCGCGGCGATGGTTATAGCTGTGGACGTCGAGAAGGACGAACTCCCCGTGGTTTCGCTCGATGCTCTTTAGAAAGGAGCCAAGCATTTCATAGTAGTCATCGTAAACCGTCAGGGAGGCCAAGTGTTTGGAAGCGGGAAGGCCGTTTTTCCAGACGGTTAGCCCCCAGGCTTGCTCAGGACGGAAATAGACCGCCTGTTCGCGACTCCGGTTGAGATCGATCTCAAACCGAGAACGATGAAAGACCACCTGGTTCGGCACGCCACTGATCAGGAAGGCTGTGAAGGGGTCTTCCTCACGAAGGCGCTCGGACTCGCTCAAAGCACATAGCGGAAGCAAGTCGTGCCGCATGAGCCGACCGTCATGGATTGCCGTCGCGATGACCGGGGATTGGCTTCTCCTGACGCTCCATAAAGAACCGGTGTCGGGACACGCGCTTTTGGGAACCTCGATCTGGTTTGTCAGTGATCGACCTTTCTGAACCAAGCCCTGCCCAAAGCTGTCGGGACTGCTTTTCCGCCAGCCGGACACGCCGGCGCTCTTTCGTTGCCTCTGCCTCTTCGCGATCTGAAAGGGAGTGGATCATAATCACGACCAGCGATAGCGGGACGATCCTTCAATGGAGGGACGACCGGTCGATGGTTGCAGGACGTTTGCGGACACATAATATCTACCGATGCAGGCTCTCGCCTCTTAGAAATGAAGGTAGATCGGCATTCGACTTGATCAAGGTGGGAGTACGCGCGAGCGAGTTCGCAAGTAGAACCTCAAGGCTTAAGTGGACTGAGCAAGGGTTGATAGAATCGGCCTCCCTAGGAAACCATCTTGGAGGCACGCCAATCGACAAATGCGGCCAAAAGTGCTGCCAGCAATGCGAGTGATGCCGACATCAGCATCATACCGAGCAGGACATGGGTTGCAGCTGACTTCACAAGGAAAAAGCCGGCAATTGAGGCTATGAATGCTGCGCCAGCAGTTGTCATTGCAGCGGCCAGCCCCGCCGCGGTACCGGCGAGATCGGCGCGCACCGACAGCACGCCTGTGTTGGCGGGGGGCATCGTCAGTCCATTGCCGATGCCGATGAGTATGCAAGGCCCAAAGAACGCAAGAGCGTGG is a genomic window of Rhizobium etli 8C-3 containing:
- a CDS encoding N-formylglutamate amidohydrolase; this encodes MATAIHDGRLMRHDLLPLCALSESERLREEDPFTAFLISGVPNQVVFHRSRFEIDLNRSREQAVYFRPEQAWGLTVWKNGLPASKHLASLTVYDDYYEMLGSFLKSIERNHGEFVLLDVHSYNHRRAGPDIQTDPEQAPDINIGTFSMDRDRWAHVVDPLMDHFRAFKIRGKRLAVSENIAFQGKGEQTRFIHEQFPNTGCAIAIEFKKIFMDEWTGQPDKAVLGKLCDAVTAVVPLLERIVGQPR